One segment of Natronosalvus halobius DNA contains the following:
- a CDS encoding 3-hydroxyacyl-CoA dehydrogenase family protein: MVRQDIERIGVVGAGTMGSGIAQVAATTGYDVIMRDIESEYVEGGFDAISDSLERLDGKDALPDDPDTIRERIAGTTDIAALADCDLVVEAAVENMDIKRDIFQDLEAHCDADVVLATNTSTLSITSIAAPLEHPERVVGLHFMNPVPIMEGVEIVVGEKTTDAVTDLAHEVAEDLGKTTWESDDKPGFVTNRILMPWLNEGIRAYDEGVASKDDIDAGMELGTNVPMGPLKLADHIGLDVCLHASETMYEELGDRYKPAYLLKRKVEAGDLGKKTGRGFYEYD, from the coding sequence ATGGTACGCCAGGACATCGAGCGAATCGGCGTCGTCGGCGCGGGGACGATGGGGAGCGGTATCGCCCAGGTCGCCGCCACGACCGGCTACGACGTAATCATGCGCGACATCGAATCCGAGTACGTCGAGGGCGGATTCGACGCGATTTCCGACAGCCTCGAACGCCTCGACGGGAAGGACGCCCTGCCCGACGACCCCGACACGATTCGGGAGCGAATCGCCGGGACGACCGACATCGCGGCCCTCGCCGACTGCGACCTGGTCGTCGAGGCCGCCGTCGAAAATATGGATATTAAGCGCGACATCTTCCAGGACCTCGAGGCCCACTGCGACGCGGACGTCGTGCTCGCGACCAACACGAGCACGCTCTCGATCACCTCGATCGCGGCGCCGCTCGAGCACCCCGAGCGCGTCGTCGGCCTGCACTTCATGAATCCCGTCCCGATCATGGAGGGCGTCGAAATCGTCGTCGGGGAGAAGACCACTGATGCGGTCACCGACCTGGCTCACGAGGTCGCCGAGGACCTCGGGAAGACGACCTGGGAATCGGACGACAAGCCCGGTTTCGTCACGAATCGCATCCTGATGCCCTGGCTCAACGAGGGGATCAGAGCCTACGACGAGGGCGTCGCGAGCAAGGACGACATCGACGCAGGGATGGAACTCGGAACGAACGTCCCGATGGGGCCGCTGAAACTGGCCGACCACATCGGCCTCGACGTCTGCCTGCACGCCTCCGAGACCATGTACGAGGAACTCGGGGACCGGTACAAGCCTGCCTACCTCCTCAAGCGCAAGGTCGAGGCAGGCGACCTCGGCAAAAAGACCGGACGGGGCTTCTACGAGTACGACTAG
- a CDS encoding class 1 fructose-bisphosphatase gives MSTALNGAVEPVDSIIRTVARSATEIRQGLIGRRSSAAEENPSGETQLEADVWADDLLYDRLSRLEGVAQYASEEREEILDCGDDIGVDDGVAVALDPLDGSSNLKSNNTMGTIVGIYDEPLPAPGEALVGACYVLYGPIITMVVATEDGVSEYELGGGEATVVQDDVTLPDDPVVYGVGGRVPDWPPAIETYVSRLESELKLRYGGAMIGDVNQVLTYGGLFAYPTLESSPEGKLRVQFEGNPIGYILEQAGGRSSDGHGSLLAVEPTELHQRTPLYVGNEAYVDLIEDVLADT, from the coding sequence ATGTCGACGGCGCTCAACGGCGCGGTCGAGCCGGTCGATTCGATCATTCGGACAGTCGCTCGATCGGCAACAGAGATTCGTCAGGGACTCATCGGCCGCCGGAGCAGCGCCGCCGAGGAGAACCCCAGCGGCGAAACCCAGCTCGAGGCCGACGTCTGGGCCGACGACCTCCTCTACGATCGCCTCTCGCGACTCGAGGGGGTCGCCCAGTACGCGAGCGAGGAGCGCGAGGAAATTCTCGACTGCGGCGACGACATCGGCGTGGACGACGGCGTCGCCGTCGCCCTCGACCCGCTCGACGGCTCCTCGAACCTGAAGTCGAACAACACGATGGGAACCATCGTCGGGATCTACGACGAGCCACTCCCGGCGCCAGGCGAGGCCCTCGTGGGCGCGTGTTACGTCCTCTACGGGCCGATCATCACGATGGTCGTCGCCACCGAGGACGGCGTTTCTGAGTACGAACTCGGCGGCGGCGAGGCGACGGTCGTCCAGGACGACGTGACCCTCCCCGACGACCCGGTCGTCTACGGCGTCGGCGGGCGCGTTCCCGACTGGCCGCCGGCGATCGAGACCTACGTGAGCCGCCTCGAGAGCGAACTCAAACTCCGGTATGGCGGCGCGATGATCGGCGACGTCAACCAGGTGTTGACCTACGGCGGCCTCTTCGCGTACCCGACCCTCGAGTCGAGTCCCGAGGGGAAACTGCGCGTCCAGTTCGAGGGTAACCCCATCGGCTACATCCTCGAGCAGGCAGGGGGCCGCTCGAGCGACGGGCACGGCTCCCTGCTCGCCGTCGAACCGACCGAACTCCACCAGCGGACGCCGCTGTACGTCGGAAACGAGGCGTACGTCGATCTGATCGAGGACGTCCTCGCGGACACGTAG
- a CDS encoding GNAT family N-acetyltransferase, translating into MPGAVFLEGERVELQTVELEDAEFLQELINDPAVRTSLFAHRPIAGHQEREWIESIGEDDAVKLLICVDDEAVGIVTLEPPNDVWGCAEIAYMVAPAEWGNGYATDAVEALCGYAFTERRLNKVYASVYATNGASARVLEKAGFQKEGEFRREAFVEGEYVDLLRYGLLADEWGERQ; encoded by the coding sequence ATGCCCGGAGCCGTATTCCTCGAGGGAGAGCGGGTCGAACTCCAAACCGTCGAACTAGAAGACGCTGAATTCTTGCAGGAACTGATCAACGACCCGGCCGTCCGGACGAGCCTGTTCGCTCACCGTCCCATCGCCGGCCACCAGGAGCGCGAGTGGATCGAATCGATCGGCGAGGACGACGCCGTCAAACTCCTGATCTGCGTCGACGACGAGGCCGTCGGCATCGTCACCCTCGAGCCCCCGAACGACGTCTGGGGTTGTGCCGAAATCGCGTACATGGTCGCGCCGGCCGAGTGGGGCAACGGCTACGCCACCGACGCGGTCGAGGCGCTCTGCGGGTACGCGTTCACCGAACGACGGCTCAACAAGGTGTACGCGAGCGTCTACGCGACGAACGGGGCCTCGGCGCGCGTGCTCGAGAAGGCGGGGTTCCAGAAGGAAGGCGAGTTTCGCCGGGAGGCGTTCGTCGAGGGCGAGTACGTGGACCTCCTTCGGTATGGATTGCTGGCGGATGAGTGGGGTGAACGCCAGTAA
- a CDS encoding class I fructose-bisphosphate aldolase produces the protein MRPIDDSPIVRDGNACILAMDHGLEHGPVDFEAVPEKLDPATVFETATHDAVTCIAVQKGIAEGYYPSYEDDVNLLVKLNGTSNLWMGEPDSSLNCSVEYAAEIGADAVGFTLYGGSNNEVEMAEEFREIHEAAREYDLPVVMWSYPRGQGLKNDTKPGTISYATRLALELGADIAKVKYPGSADAMEHAVRCAGDMKVVMSGGSKTDDLDFLSTVEAVIAAGGNGLAVGRNVWQRENPERLLDALEKVIYEEETADAALEA, from the coding sequence ATGCGACCCATCGACGACTCACCGATCGTTCGCGACGGAAACGCCTGCATTCTCGCGATGGACCACGGCCTCGAGCACGGGCCGGTCGACTTCGAGGCGGTGCCCGAGAAGCTCGACCCCGCAACCGTGTTCGAGACGGCGACCCACGACGCGGTGACGTGCATCGCCGTCCAGAAGGGGATCGCCGAGGGCTACTACCCGAGCTACGAGGACGACGTCAACCTCCTGGTCAAACTCAACGGCACGTCGAACCTCTGGATGGGCGAACCGGACTCCTCGCTCAACTGTTCGGTGGAGTACGCCGCCGAAATCGGAGCCGACGCGGTCGGGTTCACCCTCTACGGCGGGTCGAACAACGAGGTCGAGATGGCCGAGGAGTTCCGCGAGATCCACGAGGCCGCCCGCGAGTACGACCTCCCCGTCGTCATGTGGTCGTACCCGCGCGGCCAGGGGCTGAAAAACGACACGAAACCGGGTACGATCTCCTACGCGACCCGACTGGCCCTCGAACTGGGCGCTGACATCGCGAAGGTCAAGTACCCCGGCAGTGCCGACGCCATGGAACACGCCGTCCGGTGTGCCGGCGACATGAAGGTCGTCATGAGCGGCGGCTCGAAGACCGACGACCTCGACTTCCTCTCGACGGTCGAGGCCGTGATCGCCGCCGGCGGCAACGGCCTCGCCGTGGGCCGAAACGTCTGGCAGCGCGAGAACCCCGAACGGCTGCTCGACGCCCTCGAGAAGGTCATCTACGAGGAAGAGACGGCCGACGCCGCGCTCGAGGCGTGA
- the argS gene encoding arginine--tRNA ligase, which translates to MFRSLRAEVEAALEGALSTLDLPTDDLGIEEPPEDVPAVLASSVAFRLAGEMGAAPPQVAAQLAEEIDVDDLEYVGRIDTQGPYLNVLPSDAYFADTLAAGTDEAYGHLPDRDTSVVVEHTSANPTGPVHVGRARNPIVGDAVANVLDAAGYDVERHYYVNDAGRQMAVFTWAYETFDEDDLDSEPDRDRIEYDLVRYYQKGNAYLEEADEDAVEAAEAEIQGILQGLEAGDEETYERVQTVVDQVLGGMKQCLARLPATFDQFVKETRFMRDGSTQDLADRLQDTEYAVLEEGAWQLDLEEWGIEKKLVFLRSDGTSLYTTRDLAHHEWKFDTYDRAVTVLGEDHKLQANQLEAALELLGNDTDALDSIHFSWVNLPGGEGMSTRRGTGIMLDDLLDEAIARAREEVESRMDDRIRDDDLDEEDVERIAHQVGIGAVRYDIVSKQPTKGITFEWDQALDFEAQSAPYVQYVHARCCGILDEAGVGVGGEFETDVDTDLLTTDAERDLLETIARFPAVIEEAADDLEPHQVATFTREFAEAFNAFYRECPVLADDVEPDVREARLALVAASRHTVANALSVLGVEAPESM; encoded by the coding sequence ATGTTCCGTTCACTCCGTGCGGAGGTCGAGGCCGCCCTCGAGGGGGCGCTCTCTACGCTCGACCTCCCGACCGACGACCTCGGCATCGAAGAGCCACCGGAAGACGTCCCGGCCGTCCTGGCCTCGAGCGTCGCCTTCCGGCTGGCCGGCGAGATGGGGGCGGCCCCGCCACAGGTCGCGGCCCAGCTAGCCGAGGAAATCGACGTCGACGATCTCGAGTACGTCGGCCGGATCGACACCCAGGGGCCCTATCTCAACGTCCTGCCGAGCGACGCCTACTTCGCCGACACTCTCGCGGCGGGTACCGACGAGGCCTACGGCCACCTGCCCGACCGCGACACCTCGGTCGTCGTCGAGCACACCAGCGCCAACCCCACCGGCCCGGTCCACGTCGGCCGCGCCCGCAATCCAATCGTCGGCGACGCTGTCGCGAACGTCCTCGACGCCGCGGGCTACGACGTCGAGCGCCACTACTACGTCAACGACGCCGGCCGCCAGATGGCCGTCTTCACCTGGGCCTACGAGACCTTCGACGAGGACGACCTCGATTCCGAGCCCGACCGCGACCGCATCGAGTACGACCTCGTGCGCTACTACCAGAAAGGTAACGCCTACCTCGAGGAGGCCGACGAGGACGCGGTCGAGGCGGCCGAAGCCGAAATCCAGGGCATCCTGCAGGGGCTCGAAGCGGGCGACGAGGAGACCTACGAGCGCGTCCAGACGGTAGTCGATCAGGTGCTCGGCGGAATGAAGCAGTGTCTGGCCCGTCTCCCCGCGACGTTCGACCAGTTCGTCAAGGAGACCCGGTTCATGCGCGACGGGAGCACCCAGGACCTCGCCGACCGCCTCCAGGACACCGAGTACGCCGTCCTGGAGGAGGGGGCCTGGCAACTCGACCTCGAGGAGTGGGGCATCGAGAAGAAGCTCGTCTTCCTGCGTTCGGACGGCACCTCGCTGTACACGACCCGCGACCTCGCCCATCACGAGTGGAAGTTCGACACCTACGACCGCGCCGTGACCGTACTCGGTGAGGATCACAAACTCCAGGCGAATCAGCTCGAGGCGGCCCTGGAACTGCTCGGCAACGACACGGACGCGCTGGACTCGATTCACTTCTCGTGGGTCAACCTTCCCGGCGGTGAGGGGATGTCCACTCGCCGCGGAACGGGGATCATGCTCGACGACCTGCTGGACGAGGCCATCGCCCGCGCCCGCGAGGAAGTCGAGAGCCGCATGGACGACCGCATCCGCGACGACGACCTCGACGAGGAGGACGTCGAGCGCATCGCCCACCAGGTCGGGATCGGAGCCGTCCGCTACGACATCGTCTCCAAACAGCCGACGAAGGGGATCACCTTCGAGTGGGACCAGGCACTCGACTTCGAGGCCCAATCGGCCCCCTACGTGCAGTACGTCCACGCACGCTGTTGCGGGATCCTGGACGAGGCCGGTGTCGGCGTCGGTGGCGAGTTCGAAACTGACGTGGACACCGACCTGCTCACCACGGACGCCGAACGCGACCTCCTCGAGACCATCGCTCGCTTCCCGGCTGTCATCGAGGAAGCCGCCGACGACCTCGAGCCCCACCAGGTGGCGACTTTCACCCGCGAGTTCGCCGAGGCGTTCAACGCCTTCTACCGCGAGTGTCCGGTGCTCGCCGACGACGTCGAACCCGACGTGCGCGAGGCGCGCCTGGCGCTGGTCGCCGCCTCGAGGCACACGGTGGCCAATGCGCTGTCCGTGCTCGGGGTCGAGGCACCGGAGTCGATGTGA
- a CDS encoding potassium channel family protein, translated as MDPLADEAPSTPIEYEPISVKDVLIEMKDTAELLIDLAYSAVLHRNEDLAREVLRLESRMDLLEMRGRMSLMMAARNPDDAEQLAPVLGIVAAADQISDAAGDIAKVVLEDIGLPEAMRAALPEAVETLVREVVADESGYAGRTLQDINMESETGVRVIALRRGDEWILNPGPQTTVEAADVAFMRGPDAGIEEVCEAMTGSPHEPPVAATPDLADLERAVDAIVHMKNLSELAVDLAYSSVLFDSDGLAEEVQNLEVEVDALESRFEAWALRAAADASDPVRLRGLIHLSKATEIISDAAVDITEGVFREIDVHPVVQMAVEESDEIITRLEVEPGSQLDGQSIVDGMPDTESTMSIIAIRRPEDGWLLVGDADASLQAGDVLIAKGTRTSASAFEDLARA; from the coding sequence ATGGACCCGCTCGCGGACGAGGCGCCGTCGACGCCCATCGAGTACGAGCCGATCAGCGTCAAGGACGTGTTGATCGAGATGAAAGACACGGCCGAACTGCTGATCGACCTCGCGTACTCCGCCGTGCTCCACCGCAACGAGGACCTGGCACGCGAAGTCCTGCGCCTCGAGTCTCGAATGGACCTCCTCGAAATGCGCGGGCGGATGAGCCTCATGATGGCGGCCCGAAACCCGGACGACGCCGAACAGCTCGCGCCGGTGCTGGGCATCGTCGCCGCCGCAGACCAGATCAGCGACGCCGCCGGGGACATCGCGAAGGTCGTCCTGGAGGACATCGGTCTCCCGGAGGCGATGCGGGCGGCGCTCCCGGAGGCCGTCGAGACGCTCGTCCGCGAGGTCGTCGCCGACGAGTCGGGATACGCCGGGCGGACCCTCCAGGACATCAACATGGAGTCCGAGACGGGCGTCCGGGTCATCGCGCTCCGGCGTGGCGACGAGTGGATCCTCAACCCCGGCCCGCAGACGACCGTCGAAGCTGCGGACGTAGCGTTCATGCGCGGGCCCGACGCCGGAATCGAGGAGGTCTGTGAGGCAATGACCGGCTCACCCCACGAGCCCCCAGTCGCTGCGACTCCCGACCTGGCGGATCTCGAGCGGGCTGTCGACGCAATCGTTCACATGAAGAACCTCTCGGAACTGGCCGTCGATCTGGCTTACAGCAGCGTCCTCTTCGACAGTGACGGCCTGGCCGAGGAAGTCCAGAACCTCGAGGTGGAGGTCGACGCGCTCGAGTCACGCTTCGAAGCGTGGGCGCTGCGGGCGGCCGCCGACGCTTCGGATCCGGTGCGATTGCGCGGGTTGATCCACCTGAGCAAGGCGACGGAGATCATCAGCGACGCCGCCGTCGACATCACGGAGGGCGTCTTTCGCGAGATCGACGTCCACCCGGTCGTGCAGATGGCCGTCGAGGAGAGCGACGAGATCATCACCCGCCTCGAGGTCGAGCCGGGGAGCCAGCTCGACGGCCAGTCGATCGTCGACGGAATGCCCGACACCGAGTCGACCATGTCGATCATCGCCATCCGCCGGCCCGAGGACGGCTGGTTGCTGGTCGGGGACGCCGACGCGAGCCTCCAGGCGGGCGACGTGTTGATCGCGAAAGGGACCAGGACGTCGGCGTCGGCGTTCGAGGACCTGGCTCGAGCCTGA